One Panicum virgatum strain AP13 chromosome 9K, P.virgatum_v5, whole genome shotgun sequence genomic region harbors:
- the LOC120651352 gene encoding uncharacterized protein LOC120651352 isoform X2, whose protein sequence is METNCSRTPLGDLTNHNDGGAERERERARYAAMSQSEKNARNLRQREARQKTKEHHNLMEIVDSRAPFGDLTNQSNGGAHPIHSQQPMIVSIESRKGIEQGMQQCLEKRRMREI, encoded by the exons ATGGAAACAAACTGTTCTCGTACTCCATTGGGCGATTTGACGAACCACAATGATGGAG GGGCTGAGAGGGAAAGGGAGAGAGCAAGGTATGCAGCAATGTCTCAGTCTGAGAAAAATGCGAGAAATTTGAGGCAGCGTGAAGCGCGTCAAAAAACAAAAG AACATCATAATCTCATGGAAATAGTTGATTCTCGTGCTCCATTTGGCGACTTGACAAACCAGAGTAATGGAG gagcgcacccaatccacagcCAGCAACCAATGATAGTAAGCATCGAAAGCAGGAAAGGGATAGAGCAAGGTATGCAGCAATGTCTCGAGAAGAGAAGAATGCGAGAAATCTGA
- the LOC120651352 gene encoding cactin-like isoform X1: METNCSRTPLGDLTNHNDGGAERERERARYAAMSQSEKNARNLRQREARQKTKEHHNLMEIVDSRAPFGDLTNQSNGGARSAPNPQPATNDSKHRKQERDRARYAAMSREEKNARNLRQRESRQKKKGAKYFLFVVLQMDYM, translated from the exons ATGGAAACAAACTGTTCTCGTACTCCATTGGGCGATTTGACGAACCACAATGATGGAG GGGCTGAGAGGGAAAGGGAGAGAGCAAGGTATGCAGCAATGTCTCAGTCTGAGAAAAATGCGAGAAATTTGAGGCAGCGTGAAGCGCGTCAAAAAACAAAAG AACATCATAATCTCATGGAAATAGTTGATTCTCGTGCTCCATTTGGCGACTTGACAAACCAGAGTAATGGAG GGGCTaggagcgcacccaatccacagcCAGCAACCAATGATAGTAAGCATCGAAAGCAGGAAAGGGATAGAGCAAGGTATGCAGCAATGTCTCGAGAAGAGAAGAATGCGAGAAATCTGAGACAGCGTGAATCACGACAAAAAAAGAAAGGtgctaaatattttttatttgtggTGTTACAAATGGATTATATGTAA